In the Advenella kashmirensis WT001 genome, one interval contains:
- the purB gene encoding adenylosuccinate lyase — translation MNISDSITPLNALSPLDGRYASRAAALRPFLSEAGFMAHRVEVEVSWLIALSQAGLNELPAFSADAENALRSWVQDFSEADAQRIKDIEKKTNHDVKAVEYWLKEKAAGNDELSAAAEFIHFACTSEDINNTSHALMLTRARDQVIVPALQNLLSMLKDDARQFAQQPMLARTHGQPASPTTMGKEFANVAARLETAIAAICAVKPLAKLNGATGNYNAHYSAYPELDWPALSKKVLADLSLTQNPYTIQIEPHDWMAALFDAIARANTILLDLNRDIWGYIALGYFKQRLREGEVGSSTMPHKVNPIDFENSEGNIGLANAVLKHLSEKLPVSRWQRDLTDSTVLRNLGVALGYCMVAWDSCSKGLGKLELNPQAIDRDIDQCWEVLAEPVQTVMRRHGLPEPYEQLKALTRGRGITEDALRSFVQGLQLPEDAKQRLLQMTPRSYIGLAAELAAKI, via the coding sequence ATGAATATTTCAGATTCGATTACCCCGCTCAATGCGTTATCCCCGCTGGACGGTCGTTATGCCTCTCGTGCAGCCGCCTTGCGGCCCTTTCTGTCAGAGGCCGGCTTCATGGCGCATCGTGTGGAAGTCGAGGTTTCCTGGCTGATCGCTTTGTCGCAGGCTGGCCTGAACGAGTTGCCGGCGTTCTCTGCCGATGCCGAAAACGCCTTGCGCAGTTGGGTGCAGGATTTCAGCGAAGCCGATGCCCAGCGCATCAAGGATATTGAGAAAAAAACCAACCATGACGTCAAGGCCGTGGAGTATTGGCTTAAAGAGAAAGCGGCGGGTAATGATGAATTGTCGGCCGCGGCCGAATTCATCCACTTTGCCTGCACGTCGGAAGATATCAATAATACGTCGCACGCCCTGATGCTGACACGTGCGCGTGACCAGGTGATTGTACCTGCGCTGCAGAACCTGCTATCGATGCTCAAGGATGATGCCCGCCAGTTTGCACAGCAACCCATGCTGGCCCGCACGCACGGTCAGCCAGCCAGCCCAACTACCATGGGCAAGGAATTTGCCAACGTGGCGGCGCGCCTGGAGACTGCGATTGCCGCTATTTGCGCAGTCAAGCCCCTGGCCAAGCTCAATGGTGCAACCGGCAACTATAACGCACACTACTCGGCCTATCCGGAACTGGACTGGCCTGCGCTGAGCAAAAAAGTGCTCGCCGATTTGTCTCTCACACAGAATCCCTATACCATCCAGATCGAACCGCATGACTGGATGGCTGCGCTGTTTGATGCCATTGCGCGCGCCAACACCATTTTGCTTGATCTGAACCGGGACATCTGGGGTTATATCGCGCTGGGCTATTTCAAACAGCGTCTGCGCGAAGGAGAAGTGGGATCGTCAACCATGCCTCACAAGGTTAACCCGATTGACTTTGAAAATTCCGAAGGCAATATCGGGCTTGCCAACGCAGTGCTGAAACACTTGTCCGAAAAATTGCCGGTTTCCCGCTGGCAGCGTGACTTGACCGATTCCACTGTATTGCGCAACTTGGGTGTCGCCCTGGGTTATTGCATGGTAGCGTGGGACTCTTGCAGCAAGGGTCTTGGCAAGCTGGAACTCAATCCCCAGGCCATTGATCGCGATATTGACCAGTGCTGGGAAGTCCTGGCCGAGCCAGTTCAAACCGTGATGCGTCGTCATGGCCTGCCGGAACCCTACGAGCAGTTGAAAGCGCTGACGCGTGGTCGCGGGATTACCGAAGATGCATTGCGCTCGTTTGTCCAGGGGCTGCAATTGCCCGAGGATGCAAAGCAGCGGCTATTGCAGATGACGCCGCGCAGCTACATCGGCCTGGCAGCAGAACTGGCGGCCAAAATCTGA
- a CDS encoding c-type cytochrome, whose product MKTSLVVAACLTLLSLTAHAQFLEPKEAKDYRHHGMEFIGDNFKRMGHMVKGEQPYDKEAFIKYANLLKTLAPLPFEAFYKGTEGGDAKDEVFSDPEGFNKAKDKMLVAVDRLAAEAPSGDMKKIKVAFGGVGQSCKACHDNYRKDD is encoded by the coding sequence ATGAAAACATCGCTTGTTGTTGCTGCCTGTTTGACCTTGCTGTCTTTGACAGCGCATGCACAGTTTCTCGAACCCAAGGAAGCGAAGGATTATCGTCATCACGGCATGGAATTTATTGGGGACAATTTCAAACGCATGGGCCATATGGTCAAAGGTGAGCAGCCATACGACAAGGAGGCTTTCATCAAATACGCGAATCTGCTCAAGACGCTTGCACCATTGCCTTTTGAAGCTTTCTACAAAGGTACAGAGGGCGGGGATGCAAAAGATGAGGTGTTTTCAGATCCCGAAGGCTTTAATAAAGCCAAAGATAAAATGCTGGTTGCGGTAGACCGGCTTGCCGCCGAAGCGCCCTCTGGTGATATGAAAAAAATCAAGGTCGCTTTCGGCGGGGTTGGCCAAAGCTGCAAGGCCTGTCATGATAATTACCGCAAGGACGATTAA
- a CDS encoding cytochrome b/b6 domain-containing protein, producing the protein MNNIRVWDLPLRLFHWLLVFCVAGAYFCVKSAGITEGWLSETGLDWMTWHSRFGYAVLTLILFRLIWGFMGPYYARFTQFVVGPRKIAAYLRAAKLRTTTWAGHNPLGAWSVVAMLLAFGLQATSGLFASDDILFEGPLSGLNPSLSRFFNSIHHASEWILVALVALHLCAIAYYSVFRRQP; encoded by the coding sequence ATGAATAATATCAGAGTCTGGGATCTGCCTTTGCGACTGTTTCACTGGCTGTTGGTTTTTTGCGTGGCAGGCGCCTATTTTTGCGTCAAGTCTGCCGGTATTACGGAAGGCTGGCTGTCCGAAACCGGCCTGGACTGGATGACCTGGCATTCCCGTTTCGGCTATGCCGTGCTTACCCTCATACTTTTCCGCCTTATCTGGGGCTTCATGGGTCCGTATTACGCGCGGTTTACACAATTTGTCGTGGGGCCACGGAAAATTGCCGCCTATTTACGTGCCGCAAAATTACGCACAACAACATGGGCTGGCCACAACCCATTGGGCGCATGGTCTGTGGTTGCCATGCTGCTGGCTTTCGGATTGCAGGCAACCAGCGGGCTCTTTGCCAGTGATGACATTCTTTTCGAAGGTCCGCTAAGCGGCCTGAATCCTTCGCTCAGCCGATTTTTCAACAGTATCCATCACGCAAGCGAATGGATACTGGTTGCACTGGTAGCATTGCACCTGTGCGCAATTGCCTATTACAGTGTGTTTCGCCGGCAGCCCTGA
- a CDS encoding FMN-binding glutamate synthase family protein, whose protein sequence is MLSLFPVRFLAFFLVILGTVVCLVLGITVAAGWYVAALVFLLLTMLGIHDLIQPRHSVKRNYPVIGNLRFVLEFIRPELRQYFIESDTDTLPFSRAQRSIVYQRAKQQIDKRPFGTIENVYSDDYEWVNHSMMPSHIPDRDFRITVGQGQCSQPYDISVFNISAMSFGALSANAIRSLNRGAKAGGFAHDTGEGGISSYHLEAGGDLIWNIGSGYFGCRDENGHFSDSAFAQKATMPNIKMIEIKLSQGAKPGHGGILPGAKVTAEIAQVRGVTPGVDCDSPAAHSAFSTPVELLQFVQRLRRLSGGKPVGFKLCIGHPWEWFAIVKAMLETDITPDFIVVDGSEGGTGAAPVEFVDHMGVPLKEALRLVHNALVGVGLRERIKIGASGKIISAFDMLRTLALGADWCNSARGFMFAVGCIQAQACHTGKCPSGVATQDPSRQRAIVVMDKADRVTHFHRNSVHALAELLQAAGLTHPNQLRAHHVVRRISSSEVKVLSAIYPELEKGDLLKGRYRLKIFEVCWPLAQAHSFQPARSIDLVASEINTGYQAGEKSVEKDAPFDKALQPL, encoded by the coding sequence ATGCTGTCGCTATTTCCTGTTCGTTTTCTGGCATTTTTCCTCGTCATTCTCGGTACGGTGGTCTGCCTGGTCCTTGGCATAACCGTTGCCGCGGGATGGTATGTGGCTGCGCTCGTGTTTTTGCTACTGACAATGCTTGGCATTCATGATCTTATTCAGCCTCGTCATTCGGTTAAACGCAATTATCCGGTCATCGGCAACCTGCGCTTTGTGCTGGAATTCATTCGGCCCGAATTGCGCCAGTACTTCATCGAAAGCGATACCGATACGCTGCCCTTTTCGCGCGCACAACGCTCTATCGTTTATCAGCGGGCCAAACAGCAAATTGACAAGCGTCCCTTTGGGACGATAGAAAATGTCTACAGCGACGATTACGAATGGGTCAATCATTCCATGATGCCCAGTCATATTCCTGATCGCGATTTTCGGATCACCGTGGGACAGGGGCAGTGCAGTCAGCCCTATGACATATCCGTGTTCAACATTTCTGCAATGAGTTTTGGCGCGCTGTCGGCCAACGCTATCCGCTCGCTCAACCGCGGCGCCAAGGCAGGTGGGTTTGCCCATGACACAGGAGAAGGCGGAATCAGCAGCTATCACCTTGAAGCCGGTGGCGATCTGATCTGGAACATTGGTTCCGGTTACTTTGGTTGCAGGGATGAAAACGGACATTTTTCCGATAGCGCATTTGCCCAGAAAGCGACCATGCCTAATATAAAAATGATTGAAATCAAGCTGTCGCAGGGTGCCAAGCCGGGCCATGGTGGCATCCTGCCCGGTGCCAAAGTCACAGCTGAAATAGCTCAGGTGCGTGGCGTGACGCCAGGCGTTGACTGCGACTCGCCAGCGGCGCATTCGGCATTCAGTACGCCGGTCGAGCTATTGCAGTTTGTCCAGCGTCTGCGCCGGCTATCCGGCGGCAAGCCGGTGGGCTTTAAGTTGTGTATTGGCCATCCCTGGGAGTGGTTTGCCATCGTCAAGGCCATGCTGGAAACCGATATCACGCCAGACTTTATCGTGGTGGACGGTTCCGAAGGCGGAACCGGCGCAGCGCCCGTGGAGTTCGTCGATCATATGGGCGTGCCGCTTAAAGAGGCGTTGCGGTTGGTGCACAATGCGCTGGTCGGTGTCGGGTTGCGTGAGCGCATCAAGATTGGCGCATCGGGAAAAATTATTTCTGCCTTTGATATGCTCAGAACACTCGCGCTGGGCGCAGACTGGTGCAATAGCGCACGTGGCTTCATGTTTGCCGTAGGCTGTATTCAGGCACAGGCCTGTCATACCGGCAAGTGTCCTTCGGGCGTGGCTACCCAGGATCCTTCACGTCAGCGCGCCATTGTTGTGATGGATAAGGCAGACAGAGTGACGCATTTTCATCGCAATTCAGTGCATGCGCTGGCCGAGCTGCTGCAGGCCGCCGGGCTGACACACCCCAACCAATTGCGAGCGCATCATGTGGTGCGGCGTATATCCAGTTCCGAAGTCAAAGTACTGTCGGCGATATACCCGGAACTGGAAAAGGGCGACTTGCTCAAAGGCCGTTATCGTCTGAAGATTTTCGAGGTCTGCTGGCCGCTGGCTCAGGCGCATTCTTTTCAACCAGCGCGCTCCATTGATCTGGTCGCCAGCGAGATCAACACCGGCTATCAGGCTGGTGAGAAATCGGTAGAAAAGGATGCGCCGTTCGATAAGGCGCTGCAACCGCTTTAA
- a CDS encoding CDP-diacylglycerol diphosphatase, whose protein sequence is MSVRSRCGLAAMLMAVSLLTACNTSAVPEPKAAVPTKQVARGDILWHFVHDQCIPNQLAGKNPPLPCIKVDMDKGYVIFKDKNGPLQYLHMPTRHVTGLEDPTLLSASRTPYFAQAWHARHYMDRLLGRAIPVQDYSFTINSKSGRSQNHLHTHISCIRPALRERLLAMQSQFNSQWQPVPGGINGHAYQARTLSLGELEQRGAIALTITTLAHARQDMANVSLALYPLSERQFLLFATHRPGASSEGDFQDHRCPQLLASR, encoded by the coding sequence ATGTCTGTCCGGTCCCGTTGCGGGCTTGCCGCAATGCTCATGGCCGTCAGCCTGCTGACGGCATGCAATACATCTGCTGTTCCCGAACCAAAGGCGGCAGTGCCTACCAAACAGGTGGCACGCGGCGACATACTCTGGCATTTTGTGCATGACCAATGCATCCCCAATCAATTGGCCGGCAAGAATCCGCCCCTGCCATGCATCAAGGTTGATATGGATAAGGGCTACGTCATCTTCAAGGACAAAAACGGACCGTTACAATATTTGCATATGCCCACCCGGCACGTGACGGGTCTGGAAGATCCGACGCTGCTGAGTGCAAGCCGTACCCCGTATTTTGCGCAAGCCTGGCACGCTCGCCATTACATGGATCGATTGTTGGGCAGAGCCATCCCCGTGCAGGACTATTCCTTTACCATCAATTCAAAGTCGGGCCGCAGTCAGAATCATCTGCATACCCACATTTCATGTATTCGCCCCGCCCTGCGCGAACGCCTGCTTGCCATGCAATCGCAGTTCAATTCGCAGTGGCAACCGGTGCCGGGTGGCATCAATGGCCATGCGTACCAGGCGCGGACCCTGTCGCTGGGCGAGCTTGAGCAGCGCGGCGCCATCGCCTTGACCATCACCACGCTGGCACACGCACGACAGGACATGGCCAATGTCAGTCTGGCGCTCTACCCCTTGTCTGAACGGCAGTTTCTACTGTTTGCGACCCACCGCCCCGGCGCGTCGTCTGAAGGAGACTTCCAGGACCATCGCTGTCCGCAATTGCTGGCAAGCCGCTAG